One segment of Trachemys scripta elegans isolate TJP31775 chromosome 1, CAS_Tse_1.0, whole genome shotgun sequence DNA contains the following:
- the LOC117871377 gene encoding olfactory receptor 1052-like, producing the protein MAEGNHSIVTQFILLGLTDRQELQIPLFAAFLVIYILTLVGNLGMIVLIRVDPRLHSPMYFFLSNLSVVDLCYSSVFAPRMLVNFLVGSKSISYSACIAQHFSFVVFVTTEGFLLAVMAYDRYVAICNPLLYTAVMSKRVCIHLVASSYVGGLVNSLTHTCGLLRLSFCGPNIINHYFCDTNPLLKLACSDNHINEILLVTFSGVIAMSTLLFVIISYLYILFSILRIRSAKGRLKAFSTCASHLTAVTMFYGPVSLSHIQPSSSYSLEQEKISAVFYTLVVPMLNPLIYSLRNKEVKDALKRVIDWKNIPS; encoded by the coding sequence ATGGCTGAGGGCAATCACAGCATAGTGACCCAGTTCATCCTCCTGGGGCTGACGGATCGTCAGGAGCTGCAGATACCCCTCTTCGCGGCGTTCCTGGTGATCTACATTCTTACGCTGGTGGGGAATCTTGGGATGATTGTGTTGATCAGGGTTGATCCTCGACTCCAttcccccatgtacttcttcctcagTAACCTGTCTGTGGTTGACCTCTGCTACTCCTCAGTCTTCGCTCCAAGGATGCTGGTGAATTTCTTAGTGGGGAGTAAAAGCATTTCTTACTCTGCCTGTATTGCCCAACACTTCTCTTTTGTCGTGTTTGTGACCACAGAAGGGTTCCTGCTGGCCGTGATGGCATACGACCGCTATGTAGCCATTTGTAACCCTCTCCTCTACACCGCTGTTATGTCTAAGAGAGTCTGTATTCATCTAGTGGCCAGCTCATATGTAGGGGGGCTCGTGAACTCACTGACCCACACATGTGGCTTGCTGAGGTTGTCGTTCTGTGGGCCCAACATCATCAATCATTACTTTTGTGACACTAACCCATTGCTGAAGCTTGCCTGCTCTGATAACCACATCAATGAGATTTTGCTTGTAACGTTCTCTGGAGTTATTGCCATGTCCACCCTCCTGTTTGTCATAATCTCTTATCTGTACATCCTCTTCTCTATCCTGAGGATCCGCTCCGCCAAGGGCAGGCtcaaagccttctccacctgtgcCTCTCATCTGACAGCTGTCACCATGTTCTATGGACCTGTGAGCTTAAGCCACATACAACCCAGTTCCAGCTACTCACTGGAACAGGAGAAAATCTCTGCTGTGTTTTATACCCTGGTGGTCCCCATGTTGAACCCCTtgatctacagcctgaggaacaaggaggttAAGGATGCTCTTAAGAGGGTGATAGACTGGAAAAACATTCCCAGCTAA